Below is a window of Glandiceps talaboti chromosome 15, keGlaTala1.1, whole genome shotgun sequence DNA.
AATGtaagtcttgttcactctatgatGGATGGCGCTGTTTACTGTTATTGACTGCTAACTAAGTCTTGTTCactgatagatggcgctgtttattgGTGACTGCTAACTAAGTCTTGTTCactgatagatggcgctgtttattgGTGACTGCTAACTAAGTCTTGTTCACTGATAGCGCTGTTTATTGGTGACTGCTAACTAAGCCTTGTTCACTGATATATAGCGCTGTTTATTGGTGACTGCTAACTAAGTCTTGTTCACTGATAGATGGCACTGTTTATTGGTGACTGCTAACTAAGTCTTGTTCactgatagatggcgctgtttattgGTGACTGCTAACTAAGCCTTGTTCACTGATAGATGGAGCTGTTTATTGGTGACTGCAAACCATCAACTCTTGTTCAGTGTATGATAGATGGCACTGTTTGTTGTGCGACTAGCTGTGTTTTCTTATTTGAATACTGTAGATGGGTTTTCTTTACTACTTCTTGCAATCGGTGTTTTAAGATTAAGTCTACAATTCTATCctgattaaaatgaaaagacGTAAACTCACCAGACCCGGTCAACAATTTCCAGTCACCATCACGTATAGCAGCTCTCTGGTAAGTTTCAAAATCTCTATCAAATGTTGCCTTATTCAGGATGTTTATCAAGACTTCCGTCCTTTTAGATTTAGTTCCTTGactgtgtacaaaatataaaaccATGAAATGGTATCAGTTTTccattatatgaatatttaacaCAGTTAAGCTCCAGTGGGTTTCTCATTGGGGTGAATTAGCGCCCTCAGGGATTGCCCAATGACGGCCTTCCTCCATTAGTTTAGTTTTTCTCATGATCCTTCACTGTCAGCCATTACTGTTTTGACATTGTATATGCACATTGGCTCATTGGTATAAGATGATCGGAAACATATCAAAGTATATGCCCGAAAGTATATATTGTTCAATACGCCCTCATCGGTCTTAGTGCTGGCTGTAGGGCGGCACGCGTACGACACACAGCTGTATCATACAGATTAGATCTAGATGTACCACCAATGACAAATGTACTGTTCTGTTTACATCTTCACATTGAGCACTTGTTACCACAGTGAGGGCACCTCAGCatgcttgtaagttgtatgtcCTGCCTGCTCATATTGTTCAACATATCGTGTGTATAATCTGTGTATAATCTGAAtaagtttatttatatatagcgACACCCGGTATGTCCATGAGGAAGGCGCATGACTTCAACTGACCCACTTGAGTTTGAAATGGTTAAGTcagggagtcagcagaaatgtgtaTGCAgttgaataataaataattcatgatgttttcactgcaggtaataggctcTTGgggttcatgaatattcattgttcaaccattgcatcAACAGTTCTGCTGCCCCCATGAGGCAATGTGACCAACAGTATTGATCAcaattgatgtttctctgaaatcacatgTAATGTCAGTGAAAACTATGACATGACTCCCCAGAACCCATTGctcatgaaaatgtctctatttcctggagtggtgttcttTAATAGTGATAACACAAACATTTGTACCAGTTCTCACATgattaaaactaaaactaaaaagTATAAATGAAATGATCAGCATGCTGGAACAGGGGGAGGGGAGCGCATCAAGGTTCAAGGAGCGTATATTTCCAGACCTTTAAGAAAATGTCTCTcattcctggagtggcattcacTTTTATTTAAGGATGCCCTCGATCCACCCTCGAAACAACAATTAATACATTACAACTTAAAACCTATTTTACTACTTAGAAGATTATAGACAAATACCTTATAGCTTCCCATTGGTTGATACCATACAGAGGTTTTGTTGTGCCATCATCTACGTTTCCACCAGCCAAATGAACAAAAGTAGGGAACCAATCGGTTGCATGAAACAAGTCGTTCATCACAGTTCCTCGAACTTCGTTATTCAACAAAGGACTGTGCACGAATCCTGCGGCTCGTACGCCCCCTTCCCATAATGTAGCCTTCTTACCTTTCAAAGGCCAATTACTGCCATGGGTATTTGGAGTTCCACCGTTATCTGAAACAACGTTGATATAAAGTaatcttggttacccagcctcgCCGCTGATGGCTCACTTCATGGCTGCTCGGGGAGCTGAAGTCAGcaagtctgggtaaccgagactacatCGACAAGCTGATTATAGCCACAGGGGCACGTAATTCTTTTAGATTGCCATTTTCTTAAGAAAATGTCATACGAATaatgctgctacaaatgtatcaatctccaTACTAGTAGATATTACACACAGGTAAGAAATTATAGTCAAAAGTTGTTATACATAAGGAAAACAAGAATCTAAGAAAAACTACACGCTCCTATGATTAGAGCCAGCATACACATCAGTTCATATTAATCACAAGCTTTTGTTTTCTTATATTTTACAGGAACAAGACGAGCTGTGCTAATCTAATAAAATATCTTCAAAAGTTAATTTCACGAACTTTTCAACGACTTGTAGACATCTTCTTCATCGGAACAAAATACCCGTTTCCTAATGTTtcttaaaaatatttatattattttgtgaCAAACGTCTCTGAAAATGGGGAGAGAATTGAAATTATACTTCTAAAGTTGAAATGTTATACTGTGCTATAGAATTTATCCAGAAATTCAACAGATCTTAAACAGTGAACCAGAGTATGCCATTTCTGTCTTTTCATGTAGTTATAGGGAAAAGAATTTAAATGTGATGCGATACAGACACTCGGGAGATTACTTCGAGGCCATATTTAGCTGGCTGGGTTTAGTATTTTCGGTCGGGGAGGGGGTCgtttttgaaaacatcattttaaGAGGAGTTCACTTTGGCAAAGAGCTCTCGAAGTGTGATCTGGattattttgcataaaatcTCAACCTGTAATTTGTATCACAGGTACAACAAGAGTATGATTGTCTTTGTCATTTTGGTGCTGTGAAATAATTCCACAATCACTGCAATTTTCAAAACTTCTCCTGGAGATCACTTTGGCTTTGGTCATCGGAGCTGTTGGGCCAGTTTGAGAAAACCTAagttcaacccccccccccccccccacctagtTAAAATCTAGGCTACGTCACACCTCGTTCACTTGATTAATTACCTGAAGTAAATACTATCACGCTGTTTTCGTACAGACCCTTCTTTTTCAAAGTTTCAATTACTTTTCCCACACCCTCATCTAAACAAGATGACACGCCGAACAGCATACGTCTTTCTCTACTGTTGACGTCATcttcataaatattttcatattcaacTGGTACTTCTATTTCTCCATGGTTTGCTGTGTACGCCAAGTATAGATACAATGGctgaaataaatattgaatatagatTTTAGTCAAACATATGGTGTGTAACTTGCAACCTACCGATATCTACAGACCCTATAATGAATTGTGaatatatatgatgtcataatattaCGGCAATAATGGTGTCAATCTACTGTTCATGCTTACACTATTCGTACATCACAGTGGGCTCAGGCTTAGCTAGTTATgtttaaaaacatacaaaacagacagacagacagacagacagacagacagacagacagacagacagacaataaacaacaacaacaacaacaacatgcatATAATAATGCCGAACATGAAACAACAGGGTaattacaatatgttttccTAAAATGTACAATGGTCCTTATTACCGTCCTGTAGAGGAGTGACAAACAATAGTGACtcattattgtttgtttgtctgtttgtttgtttgtttgtttgtttgtttgtttgtttgtttgtttgtttgtttgtgtgtgtttgtttgtttgtttttgttttcgtaaacataactaactaagcctgaggtCCCTGTGGTACAGTAGGCTACCAATGACTTGACGCAATCTGATTGACATGTCTCGTTggttgattgatcgatcgattgattgattgattgattgattgattgattgattgattgattgattgactgactgactgactgactgactgactgactgactgactgactgactgactgactgactgactgagtgagtgagtgagtgattgattgattgattgattgattgattgattgattgattgattgattgattgattgattgattgattgattgattgattgattgattgattgattgattgattgattgattgattgattgacaagtAATTACCCAATATCTCTTGTCGTAACCATCACCAAGAATATTTGAAAAGCCCTCCACTGCATTGTTAAAGTGTTCCTAATAAAAACTGTGAACTCTCCCAGTTGTaccattgtatgtatgtatgtatgtatgtatgtatgtatgtatgtatgtatgtatgtatgtatgtatgtatgtatgtatatatgtatgtatatatgtatgtatgtatgtatgtatgtatgtatgtatgtatgtatgtatgtatgtatgtatgtatgtatgtatgcatgcatgcatgcatgcatgcgtgcgtgcatgtatgtacgtacgtacgtacgtacgtatgtaggtatgtatgtatgtaattacgCATGTAAGtgtgcacgcatgcacgcacagtcacacacgcacgcacgtatcaatcaatcaatctatctatctaactatctatctatatatctatatatctatatatctatatatctagcTTGCTagctatccatccatccattcatccataaATCTATCTATGAAATATGGGGAAAATAGTTCATAACAATTTACCTTTTTAGTATTGTGATTAAGTATGATATCCTCAGCTTCTTTGGAAAATAGATGTGTAGAATAGTTGCCTGCATAGTACAATGCAACATTCTCATCGTTTCTTCTCAGGTCATATTTACCTCCAAACATGTAATGGTAATAATCAACCTTGGCTGATACATAGCCTAACAAAACATggagaataacaaaaaaatgattGAGTGGTCAATTACAGGACATTCATTGATTTATTGGTCGTCgattaaatacattgtaactaaTAGGGTCGATAAAATGACTCcattttttgtgttgttttcttttagttcTCTAGTTTTCACCTGACGCACTTTCAATTCTATTTTTCTGAAGCTAATTttaaaaggttaaaggtcaacaGGGAAAACTACATACGATTTGGTAAGTGTTTTTTCTCGTTTGATAGCACAGCAATATAACAATGACGGCTCACTTGCAGATGATGATAAATAGCGCCCTCGAGAGGTGCTTAAAGGTCTGGATCATGCGATATCAGACATTGGATTCTACAGACTCTAGTCACTGAGCATAATTTTACCTGAATTTACCATTTGAATTGAATACGGAAGTCTGGTTTTTGCACACTTGTCAGCTTATCCAGAGTGTTGTTCGTTACGTCACGATCGCTATAGCAACTTGAAGTAAGCTTACACGTTGACCTGAAGGACTCACGCGtacgctactacactatttccgttattttttttttaattttcgctCGAGATAAGTAAATcaaaatgcaaaaaatatgaaaatttaagTTACGATAGCGggaatagtgtagtagagtTAGTCTTTCACGTCTACGTGTACGCTCGTACCAAGTGGATTGTTACGTGAGAAAATGGGCTCACtatcttttcatttttaaataaaacCCCAACTCTCGTTACGAAATAAATCTCTTACCAGAAAATATATTAACACAACTTACCAAAGAAAGAATCGAAACCCCTGTTATGTGGTAAACATTCCTCTTTATAAAACCCAAGATGCCATTTCCCAACTAAATGTGTTGAGTATCcactttctttcaatttttgtGCGATGGTTACTTCGTCTAATGGCATACATCGAGGTAGTTGATGTATATAGTTCACCGGTAAACCAAGTTGAATCTGTAAAAGTATTATGAATCCATATAAAtcaaagtggtcatatggatgaggattgggtacttattttggatttttaatttataaaacaattttatcatggtttcctacttgaaaaatcaatgtgaaataacatagaccaagtctgtgtttgtgacgcaatacattgcaaatgtttaaaaaatgagtaaaaaaaagtacgtacaataacaaacattttacaaatctatCAGTCTTTTgctatttattgagttacaaacaaagacttggcatatgttatttcCAAGTTGATTTTTCAGGTAGGacgccataataaaattgttttaaattttaaaaatccaattgcaattctcatccatatggccatatAATCAAATATAATCGCTAAAACTTTGCCAATTACTtataaaagacattgtatctgttaattagaggccaatattatctgtaggtagtatagtggcaagtttaaatcttgagtgaaaacttggttttgaaaatgtcaccatgttaaaacggTACCAGTTGTAACTGgaatatcatttttcgatcagacaacaaCTATATATTTACTGGCAAGTGCTATAattgtatactgtacatgttaaccaGTGATCGATAGTATCtctaagcagtacagaaacaggttgaaatcctaatcgccgttgagggtgctaattttgggtgcggacccaaaaatcaatttgatttgatttattgtttaTACAACTATAAAAaacggtgtacgatattactagtattaaagTTATTGTGCCTAATAACAAAACATCATTTTTAAATACGTTCAGACAGACGTAAAATACGTTCCAGTTACAGAATGATATAAACGTAGTCATGACGACAAAACATTTGCAGTATATGTAAAGTCGTACATCCAGGAGGGCTATTAACTGGAGAAACTCACATACTATTCAATAAATAGACAAGTTTAAACTGAACAACAACTGTAACTTTATGTGTACCCAGGTAAACTAGAAAGTATAACGAATATGCGCATTTATGGAACAAACTATTAAATACGATGGGGAGGTCAATGTCCATGACGTCACAATATACGTCAGACGTCTTACAATTCAAGATGCACTACGTCAAATCCAACTATTGCCACTTGGACTACTAGCTAGCATTTATGTTTATATGCGTGATGTGAAAATttactatttgtgtgtgtgtgtatgtatgtttgtatgtatgtatgtatgtatgtatgtatgtatgtatgtatgtatgtatgtatgtatgtatgtatgtttattagttccttatgcatttctatgtatgtatgtatgtatgtatgtatgtatgtatgtatgtatgtatgtatgtatgtatgtatgtttgtatgtatgtatgtatgtatgtatgtatgtatgtatgtatgtatgtatgtatgtatgtatgtatgtatgtatgtatgtgtgtgtgtgtgtgtgtgcgcgcgcgcgcgtatgtgtgtgtgtgtgtgtgcgtgcgtgtgtgtgtatgtgtgtttgtttgtttgtttgttttgtttgctcATTAAAGATGTAAGTTATATAAATGTTGTCACTAATACATCAACGATCATTTTCTTTACAATGTTGGCCTCCtttttatcaatattatcaATTACAATTGTTATCAGCTGATTCTCAAGAGTAAACATTAGGTGTTAATTACTGTGTGGGTGATttcgtttgaatttgaaatatcatCTCAGGACCACATTGACCTAGGCggggtgaagagagatcttgataTTCGAAGCTACgggtagcatctagactatatttattagactTGACCAGACAACTTTAAACATGGGATATAACATTCGCCCAACATACATACCGCATGTCTGCCTGTCATAAACATACTCCTTGATGGCGCACAGGTTTGAGCCACATATGAGTTGTTTAGTCGAACTCCAGTCATTGCTAAATTGTCGATATTCGGTGTCATGATCATTGGGTTGTGGTATCCAATATCATTCCAGCCAAGATCATCAgcaatgataaaaataatattgggtgGCATCGTGTCATTTTTAACTAAAAagaaaatagagagagagagagagagagagagagagagagagagagagagagagagagagagagagagagagagagagagagagagagagagagagagagagagagagagagagagagggagggagggagggagagagagagagagagagagagagagagagagagagagagagagagagagagagagaggggggggggttattttttaaaaagcaaaagTAACGTTTTAAACAGGACATGTAACAGTACTAGTCATACCATCATATGAGTGTAGACGGCACCAACAGAGATGAGCAATGGTCACAAGtacccaagaacaggtttgtaaaatgtgaccccctccccctagaTTCCTCAggccctccccctgtaaatactgaaggctcccttagtcaattgactgtctcaaaatatcaaagaacgcgCCAACCTTAAGGTTTACAAGGGATGTATAAATTTGGTGACGATCTCCTAAGATAATAGTAGCTcacacaaagaaagtgtaacaacaTCTGTAAAGATATTTGTCATGCCAGACGATTGACGAAATGCTGTTGGTAatatttttgtctagccagacgataaaatgtagcaatgtttatattaagaTTTTGTCAAcccaggcgacgttttgtttcaggatTAAAGTTAATCTTTTCGTTGTAATATCGCACACAAAGCGTATGATAACAAGTAACAAATATAATCAATGTGCAAGCTGCTGCGATCGCCTGaaaagttaattttacatgataTGCTACAGCATATTCTGTCTTTTTCCCTCACCGCCTGGTCCGTTTTGGGGAAATGCAAGGACGGCAAACAAAGTGTTTAATACATCAAAATCGATAAATTTCCAGGACATATTCTACAGCTTTACATACTAttggtatatatttacaattacCTTTTCCCTCTTCAAGGCTTTCACTGTCGCTTTGTAATTGTTGAACTTCAAAATCGGAGTATTCTGTTTGTTTTCTTGAGGTAGAGAAAACATAATTAATAGCtcagacgtacatacatatagcaTACATgcgtgcacgcacgcacgtatgcactcacgcgcgcgcacacatacatacatacatacatacatacatacatacatacatacatacatacacactcacgcgcgcgcacatacatacatgcatgcatgcatgcatgcatgcatgcacgcacgcacgcacgcacgcacacacacacacatacacatacacacatacatacatacatacatacatacatacatacatacatacatacatacatacatacatacaggaagACATACAGGAAGACATACAggaagacatacatacaggaaGACTGAgagacgggcgggcgggcggacggacggacggacggacggacggacggacggacagacagacagacagacagacagacagacagacagacagacagacagacagacatcgttGTCTCACCTTGCAGATGCAGCAGGCATGACAACGTTGCCACCCTTGACTTTAGGGGCAACATGATAAAGTTTTACTGCAATGACGCATACCATGCCAATTATAAATACTCTTAGTAGCATTGCAGGACATCTCCAAGCCCCTGTAGGAGTTTAAAACATGTCTACATTAGATGTGCTGAAGAAGAAAATTGTCTGTGAATCTGTACTATTGATACATCTTTCGATATTGCGAATAGATTTGACAGTGTCGTTATTTTGCGGGTCGACAGGCCTAACTGCGGGTCGATTTGCGGGTCGATTTGCGGGTTGTTCAAACgacaattatttgtataaaatcatccaaaacatatataagtttacaaaaaataatgacaaatgaatacagGGGTGGGGGTAtaatacacaaaattatgtGTGCAATTAACCCAGCACATAGGTTCTATGGAATAATACAGTGCATGTCGCATGTGACCTGCACAATAAGATGCCCCAGTGGCCAGCCAACAAGAttctttgattttgaaaagtgaGTAAAAATAGCGACCGGCAGCCCGGCTATTAGTTACACTCACTTCCCCAcagtctatatgtatatatatattcctattactgtaacagtgttTGGTTGCAAATGCCCAGCGGGACGTACCACTTCATTACAAAGTGACTTGTGCAGAAAGCAGGTCTccatatataatttattcattgacTTGACAATGCGTATATGCACTTGGGTTAATAACAGAACTACGGATGGGTAAAACGGAAATACCGCCCGATTTGGGACTGTCATTTTGTTACAGAACGAGTCCTCGCCAGGTTCGTGGATTTCACACTGAACTTTTGG
It encodes the following:
- the LOC144446895 gene encoding arylsulfatase J-like; translated protein: MPPNIIFIIADDLGWNDIGYHNPMIMTPNIDNLAMTGVRLNNSYVAQTCAPSRSMFMTGRHAIQLGLPVNYIHQLPRCMPLDEVTIAQKLKESGYSTHLVGKWHLGFYKEECLPHNRGFDSFFGYVSAKVDYYHYMFGGKYDLRRNDENVALYYAGNYSTHLFSKEAEDIILNHNTKKPLYLYLAYTANHGEIEVPVEYENIYEDDVNSRERRMLFGVSSCLDEGVGKVIETLKKKGLYENSVIVFTSDNGGTPNTHGSNWPLKGKKATLWEGGVRAAGFVHSPLLNNEVRGTVMNDLFHATDWFPTFVHLAGGNVDDGTTKPLYGINQWEAISQGTKSKRTEVLINILNKATFDRDFETYQRAAIRDGDWKLLTGSGQGEWYKPDEFKTGYIPHNYEKGSSVQLYNIADDPLEEIDLYKHRRDIGDRLLARLKHLQKTIAAPPPNQTEPEICHDDSFLGPWA